From Rhizobium sp. NZLR1, a single genomic window includes:
- a CDS encoding STAS domain-containing protein, translating into MAAKKSGKTLDLTAVLDLNEASALRDKLLSLRGSGLSIDASGVERIGALCAQVLMSAEKTWVQDKQPFTFSKVSDAFQKTMQLAGVNIDHLLAKEIRQ; encoded by the coding sequence ATGGCAGCAAAGAAGAGTGGCAAGACGCTGGATTTGACAGCGGTGCTCGACCTCAACGAGGCTTCCGCCTTGCGCGACAAACTTCTCTCCCTCAGGGGTAGCGGCCTGTCAATAGACGCTTCCGGCGTCGAACGGATCGGTGCTCTTTGTGCCCAGGTTCTGATGTCCGCCGAGAAGACCTGGGTGCAGGACAAGCAGCCATTCACCTTCTCCAAGGTGTCCGACGCATTTCAGAAAACCATGCAGCTGGCGGGCGTCAATATTGATCACCTGCTTGCCAAGGAGATTCGGCAATGA
- the cheY1 gene encoding chemotaxis response regulator CheY1, which produces MKKKVLTVDDSRTIRNMLLVTLNNAGFETIQAEDGIEGLEILEESNPDVIVTDINMPRLDGFGFIEGVRRNEKYRAIPILVLTTESDAEKKNRARQAGATGWIVKPFDPAKLIDAIERVTA; this is translated from the coding sequence ATGAAGAAAAAAGTTCTTACCGTGGATGATTCCCGCACCATCCGAAACATGCTTCTCGTGACGCTGAACAATGCCGGCTTCGAGACGATTCAGGCGGAAGACGGCATCGAGGGTCTCGAGATTCTCGAAGAGTCCAATCCTGACGTCATCGTGACCGACATCAACATGCCGCGCCTCGATGGTTTCGGCTTCATCGAAGGTGTCCGCCGCAACGAAAAATATCGGGCGATCCCGATCCTGGTCCTGACCACCGAAAGCGACGCGGAAAAGAAGAACCGCGCCCGCCAGGCCGGTGCCACGGGCTGGATCGTCAAGCCTTTCGATCCGGCCAAACTGATCGATGCCATTGAGCGTGTAACCGCTTAA
- a CDS encoding chemotaxis protein CheA, with amino-acid sequence MDMNEIKEIFFQECEEQLAELESGLLKLNDGDRDPETVNAVFRAVHSIKGGAGAFGLDDLVAFAHVFETTLDCVRSNKLEPTQDVLKVMLKSADVLADLTNAARDGGSVDESRSRSLVKELEALANGELPSPSALAEAPAPKGAAKPVAKAVPAAAAPTVKPTDDSGFQPVPFSFDDFGGEGGADSGMPAYEVIFKPRYELYSKGNDATLLLRDLSRLGEMTIYCNTDDLPGLEELDPEGAYFFWNVTIKTDKGEDAIRTVFEFAEWDCELTVKPVEEARADATSNDELPMVPVPFDLSILDESGATEEVSAANARAEETAAAVAAAETASNVTQMASAAARVEKKESAAAAAAAASAAAQNNAAAGAGQTIRVDLDRVDRLINLVGELVINQAMLSQSVIENDTTGTSSINMGLEELQQLTREIQDSVMAIRAQPVKPVFQRMSRIVREIADMTGKSIRLITEGENTEVDKTVIDKLAEPLTHMIRNAVDHGIETPEKRAAAGKNTEGTVRLTAKHRSGRILIELADDGAGINREKVRQKAIDNDLIPADSNLSDEEIDNLIFLPGFSTADKISDISGRGVGMDVVKRSIQALGGRINITSKPGHGSVFTMSLPLTLAVLDGMVVTVAGQTLVVPLTAIVETLQPEAAAIHSFGANHRLISIRNSFCPLVDVGRILNFRATQANPVEGVALLVESEGGGQRALMVDAIQGQRQVVIKSLEANYTHVPGIAAATILGDGRVALILDVDAVVGASRGQSLKAEMSLAAVG; translated from the coding sequence ATGGATATGAACGAAATCAAAGAGATCTTTTTCCAGGAGTGCGAGGAACAGCTCGCCGAGCTGGAATCCGGTCTTCTGAAATTGAATGATGGCGATCGCGATCCGGAAACCGTCAATGCGGTGTTTCGTGCCGTGCATTCGATCAAGGGTGGCGCCGGCGCCTTCGGCCTTGATGATCTGGTCGCCTTCGCCCATGTTTTCGAGACCACTCTCGATTGCGTTCGATCCAACAAGCTCGAGCCGACCCAGGACGTCCTGAAGGTGATGCTGAAGTCGGCCGACGTGCTCGCCGACCTGACGAATGCTGCGCGTGACGGCGGCAGCGTCGATGAAAGCCGCAGCCGAAGCCTGGTCAAGGAGCTCGAGGCGCTGGCCAACGGTGAGTTGCCATCTCCCTCGGCATTGGCCGAGGCGCCGGCCCCGAAGGGCGCAGCAAAGCCCGTGGCCAAGGCCGTTCCGGCCGCTGCGGCGCCGACAGTCAAGCCCACCGACGACAGCGGCTTCCAGCCGGTCCCCTTTTCCTTCGACGATTTTGGCGGCGAGGGCGGTGCGGACTCCGGCATGCCGGCCTATGAAGTCATCTTCAAGCCGCGCTACGAACTCTATTCCAAGGGCAATGACGCAACGTTGCTGCTGCGCGACCTCTCGCGCCTCGGCGAAATGACCATCTATTGCAATACCGACGACCTGCCGGGCCTGGAGGAACTCGATCCGGAAGGCGCTTATTTCTTCTGGAACGTCACGATCAAGACGGACAAGGGCGAGGACGCCATTCGTACCGTCTTCGAATTTGCTGAGTGGGATTGCGAACTGACGGTGAAGCCGGTCGAGGAAGCAAGGGCCGACGCGACCAGCAACGACGAACTGCCGATGGTGCCGGTTCCCTTCGATCTGTCGATCCTGGATGAGAGCGGCGCAACGGAAGAAGTTTCCGCCGCCAACGCAAGGGCCGAGGAGACGGCCGCCGCCGTTGCCGCCGCCGAGACCGCCTCCAACGTCACGCAGATGGCTTCAGCCGCCGCCCGTGTCGAGAAGAAGGAATCGGCCGCCGCCGCAGCAGCCGCTGCAAGTGCTGCCGCCCAGAACAACGCCGCCGCCGGCGCCGGCCAGACGATCCGCGTCGATCTCGACCGTGTCGACCGCCTCATCAACCTCGTCGGCGAACTGGTCATCAACCAGGCGATGCTGTCGCAGAGCGTCATCGAGAACGACACGACCGGTACCTCCTCGATCAACATGGGTCTCGAGGAGTTGCAGCAGCTCACCCGCGAGATCCAGGACTCGGTCATGGCGATTCGCGCCCAGCCGGTGAAGCCGGTGTTCCAGCGCATGTCGCGTATCGTCCGCGAAATCGCCGACATGACCGGCAAATCGATCCGCCTCATCACCGAAGGTGAAAATACCGAAGTCGACAAGACGGTCATCGACAAGCTGGCCGAGCCGCTGACCCACATGATCCGCAATGCCGTCGACCACGGCATCGAAACGCCTGAAAAGCGTGCAGCCGCCGGCAAGAACACCGAAGGCACGGTCCGCCTGACCGCCAAGCATCGTTCAGGACGCATCCTGATCGAGCTTGCCGATGACGGCGCCGGCATCAACCGCGAGAAGGTCCGCCAGAAGGCGATCGACAACGACCTCATCCCGGCCGATTCCAACCTGTCGGACGAAGAAATCGACAACCTGATCTTCCTGCCGGGCTTCTCGACGGCCGACAAGATCTCGGACATCTCCGGCCGTGGCGTCGGCATGGACGTCGTCAAGCGTTCGATCCAGGCGCTCGGCGGCCGTATCAACATCACCTCCAAGCCGGGCCACGGCTCGGTCTTCACCATGAGCCTGCCGCTGACGCTCGCCGTCCTCGACGGCATGGTGGTCACCGTCGCCGGCCAGACCTTGGTGGTGCCGCTGACTGCGATCGTCGAAACCCTGCAGCCGGAAGCGGCCGCGATCCACTCCTTCGGTGCAAACCACCGGCTGATCTCGATCCGCAACAGCTTCTGCCCACTGGTCGATGTCGGTCGCATCCTGAACTTCCGCGCCACCCAGGCCAACCCGGTCGAGGGCGTGGCGCTTCTGGTGGAATCCGAAGGCGGCGGCCAGCGCGCCCTGATGGTCGACGCCATCCAGGGTCAGCGCCAGGTGGTCATCAAGAGCCTGGAAGCGAACTATACCCATGTGCCGGGCATTGCCGCCGCGACCATTCTCGGTGACGGGCGCGTCGCTCTCATCCTCGATGTCGACGCGGTCGTCGGCGCCTCGCGCGGCCAGTCGCTCAAAGCGGAAATGTCGTTAGCAGCGGTAGGGTAA
- a CDS encoding chemotaxis protein CheW, with protein MSYAVKNLNEGDRELIAFRIGDQEFCVNIMSVREIRGWTPATAMPHSPAYMLGVINLRGAVLPIIDLAARLGMKPADPTARHVIIVAQVRRKVVGLLVDAVSDILTVTDETVQPTPEISSELERQFARGILAIDKRMICLIELESLFPETESEAA; from the coding sequence ATGTCGTACGCCGTAAAAAATCTGAACGAGGGGGATCGCGAGCTGATCGCGTTCCGCATCGGGGATCAGGAATTTTGCGTGAACATCATGTCGGTTCGTGAGATCCGGGGCTGGACCCCGGCGACCGCGATGCCGCACTCGCCTGCCTATATGCTCGGTGTCATCAACCTGCGCGGCGCGGTGCTGCCGATCATCGACCTTGCTGCCCGGCTTGGCATGAAGCCGGCCGATCCGACTGCCCGTCATGTCATCATCGTCGCCCAGGTCCGGCGCAAGGTCGTCGGCCTGCTGGTCGATGCCGTCTCCGATATCCTGACGGTGACCGACGAGACCGTCCAGCCGACGCCCGAGATCTCCTCCGAGCTCGAGCGTCAATTTGCCCGCGGCATTCTTGCCATCGACAAGCGCATGATCTGCCTGATCGAACTCGAATCCCTCTTTCCCGAGACCGAAAGCGAAGCCGCATGA
- the cheR gene encoding protein-glutamate O-methyltransferase CheR, producing MNAMGAKDQRQGSDEVLASGEYPLTRRDLTEIAAMIYSDAGIFLNETKASLVYSRLSKHIRNLGLSGFREYCDLVASPAGAAPRREMLSHLTTNFTRFFRENHHFDHLRDHVLPELLQRARSGGRVRIWSAASSDGQEPYSIALTVLSLMPNVADYDFKILATDIDPKILAIARAGAYDESALETVSPAMRKQWFSEVEIQGRRKFQVDDRVKRLITYNELNLMAQWPFKGKFDVIFCRNVVIYFDEPTQMKIWQRFAGLLPEGGHLYIGHSERVSGEAKHVFDNIGITTYRYTAKGLGRKA from the coding sequence ATGAACGCAATGGGCGCAAAAGATCAGAGGCAGGGATCCGACGAGGTGCTGGCGAGCGGTGAATATCCGCTGACACGCCGCGACCTCACGGAGATTGCCGCGATGATCTATTCGGATGCCGGCATCTTCCTCAACGAGACGAAGGCGTCGCTCGTCTATTCGCGCCTGTCGAAACATATCCGTAATCTCGGTCTGTCCGGCTTCCGGGAATATTGCGACCTCGTCGCTTCGCCGGCGGGAGCTGCGCCGCGCCGCGAGATGCTCTCGCATCTGACGACCAATTTTACCCGCTTCTTCCGCGAAAACCATCATTTCGACCACCTGCGCGACCATGTCCTGCCGGAACTTCTGCAAAGGGCGAGATCGGGCGGCAGGGTGCGCATCTGGTCGGCCGCTTCCTCCGACGGGCAGGAACCCTATTCGATCGCGCTCACGGTGCTCTCGCTGATGCCGAATGTCGCCGATTACGACTTCAAGATCCTGGCAACCGACATCGACCCGAAGATCCTGGCGATCGCCCGGGCCGGCGCCTATGACGAAAGCGCGCTCGAAACCGTTTCGCCCGCCATGCGCAAGCAATGGTTCAGCGAAGTCGAGATCCAGGGCCGCAGGAAGTTCCAGGTCGACGACCGGGTCAAGCGGCTGATCACCTACAACGAGCTGAACCTGATGGCGCAATGGCCGTTCAAGGGCAAGTTCGACGTCATCTTCTGCCGCAACGTCGTCATCTATTTCGACGAGCCGACGCAGATGAAGATCTGGCAGCGTTTCGCCGGCCTGCTGCCGGAGGGCGGGCATCTCTATATCGGCCATTCCGAGCGTGTGTCGGGCGAGGCAAAACACGTCTTCGACAATATCGGCATCACGACCTATCGCTATACGGCCAAAGGTCTCGGGAGGAAGGCATGA
- the cheB gene encoding protein-glutamate O-methylesterase CheB has product MSAPARVLVVDDSPTMRGLITAVLSSDPEVNVIGQAGDALEAREAIKRLNPDVVTLDIEMPNMNGLDFLEKIMTLRPMPVIMVSTMTHRGAEATLAALEIGAFDCVGKPGPGELRPFGDLAEKVKAAARTQRQFSHPVAPAAPPPSVADFRVGRKIVAIGSSTGGVEALIAVLQKFPANCPPTVITQHMPPTFTKSFAERLNRLCAPVVQEATDGARLEIGKIYLAPGGERHLQVSSASAPCCRLVDRAPVNGHRPSVDVLFDSVAELAGRNAVGVILTGMGRDGAAGLLKMRHAGARTLGQNEKTCVVYGMPRVAHELGAVEQQLPLSAIGEEILKMTAARKEGTE; this is encoded by the coding sequence ATGAGCGCGCCGGCAAGGGTTCTCGTTGTTGACGACTCCCCGACGATGCGGGGTCTGATCACCGCCGTCTTGAGTTCGGACCCCGAGGTCAACGTCATCGGCCAGGCCGGCGACGCGCTGGAAGCGCGCGAGGCGATCAAGCGGCTGAACCCCGACGTGGTGACGCTCGACATCGAGATGCCGAACATGAACGGTCTCGATTTCCTCGAAAAGATCATGACGCTGCGTCCGATGCCTGTCATCATGGTCTCGACAATGACCCACCGCGGCGCCGAGGCGACGCTTGCGGCACTTGAGATCGGTGCGTTCGACTGCGTCGGCAAGCCGGGGCCGGGCGAACTCCGGCCCTTCGGCGACCTCGCCGAGAAGGTCAAGGCTGCCGCGCGCACGCAGCGCCAGTTCTCCCATCCGGTTGCCCCCGCAGCACCCCCGCCCTCCGTCGCCGATTTCCGCGTCGGCCGCAAGATCGTCGCGATCGGCTCGTCGACCGGCGGCGTCGAGGCGCTGATCGCCGTGCTGCAGAAGTTTCCGGCCAATTGCCCGCCGACGGTCATCACCCAGCATATGCCGCCGACCTTTACCAAGAGCTTCGCCGAACGCCTGAACCGCCTCTGTGCGCCGGTGGTGCAGGAAGCAACCGACGGTGCCCGGCTCGAAATCGGCAAGATCTATCTGGCGCCCGGCGGCGAGCGCCATCTCCAGGTCAGCAGTGCCTCGGCGCCGTGCTGCCGTCTCGTTGACCGCGCGCCGGTCAACGGTCACCGGCCATCGGTCGACGTGCTGTTCGATTCGGTTGCGGAGTTGGCGGGCCGCAACGCCGTCGGCGTGATTTTGACCGGAATGGGCCGCGATGGTGCCGCCGGATTGTTGAAAATGCGTCACGCCGGCGCCAGAACACTTGGCCAGAACGAAAAAACCTGTGTCGTTTACGGAATGCCAAGGGTTGCCCATGAACTTGGCGCCGTTGAGCAGCAGTTGCCCCTGTCTGCCATCGGGGAAGAAATATTGAAAATGACAGCCGCCCGAAAGGAAGGGACCGAATAA
- a CDS encoding response regulator: MSIAEKIKVLIVDDQVTSRLLLSDALTQLGFKQITSAGDGEQGMKIMAEQPHHLVISDFNMPKMDGIGFLQAVRTNPNTKKAAFIILTAQGDRALVQKAAQLGANNVLAKPFTIEKMKAAIEAVFGALK, translated from the coding sequence ATGTCGATCGCGGAGAAAATCAAAGTTCTGATCGTCGACGATCAGGTAACGAGCCGGTTGCTGCTCAGTGACGCGCTGACCCAGCTCGGTTTCAAGCAGATCACGTCCGCAGGCGACGGCGAGCAGGGCATGAAAATCATGGCCGAGCAGCCGCACCACCTGGTGATCTCGGACTTCAACATGCCGAAGATGGATGGCATCGGCTTCCTTCAGGCCGTGCGCACCAATCCGAACACCAAGAAGGCAGCCTTCATCATCCTCACCGCCCAGGGCGACCGAGCACTGGTGCAGAAGGCAGCCCAGCTCGGGGCCAACAACGTGCTCGCCAAGCCGTTCACGATCGAGAAGATGAAAGCGGCCATCGAAGCTGTGTTTGGAGCCCTGAAATGA
- the cheD gene encoding chemoreceptor glutamine deamidase CheD — protein sequence MITEGAARRVHIIQGEYKVLNDPNAVLSTILGSCVAACLRDPIAGIGGMNHFLLPGSATSPTSGGDATRYGVHLMELLINGLLKQGARRDRLEAKIFGGAKTISTFSNVGEQNAAFAMQFLKDEGIPVVGSSTGGDHGRKLEFWPVSGRARQYPLTGAETQRTVALEQRPAAPPKPVETSIEFF from the coding sequence ATGATCACTGAGGGGGCAGCCCGCCGCGTGCACATCATTCAGGGCGAGTACAAGGTTCTGAACGATCCGAATGCGGTCCTCTCGACCATTCTCGGTTCCTGCGTGGCTGCGTGCCTCCGAGACCCTATCGCCGGCATCGGCGGCATGAACCACTTCTTGCTGCCCGGTTCGGCGACGTCGCCGACCTCAGGCGGCGATGCCACCCGTTACGGCGTGCATCTGATGGAACTGCTGATCAACGGTCTCCTGAAACAGGGCGCCCGGCGCGACAGGCTGGAGGCCAAGATCTTCGGCGGCGCCAAGACGATCTCGACATTCTCCAATGTCGGTGAGCAGAACGCGGCCTTCGCCATGCAGTTCCTGAAGGATGAAGGCATTCCGGTGGTCGGTTCCTCCACAGGCGGAGACCACGGACGCAAGCTTGAATTTTGGCCCGTCTCCGGTCGTGCCCGGCAATACCCCCTGACCGGCGCCGAAACGCAGAGAACCGTCGCTCTCGAGCAGCGCCCTGCCGCTCCGCCGAAGCCCGTCGAAACCAGTATCGAATTTTTTTGA
- the fliF gene encoding flagellar basal-body MS-ring/collar protein FliF: MNLLNQLVQIFKNFSSLGRTRLMILGGVGAVSIAIVLAAALFVNKPAQETLYVGLDAPDLNQISMALAEANVDFQVGTDGTSISVPAGMTGKARLLLAERGLPNSANAGYELFDNVGSLGLTSFMQEVTRVRALEGEIARTIQSISGITAARVHIVMPEVGNFRKAEQKPTASVMIRASATTGRSAATSIRHLVASAVPGLDVDDVTILDSAGQLLASGDEASNSSLNRSLTIVQNVQQEVESNIDKALAPFLGMDNFRSSVTADLNTDAQQIQETTYDPESKVERSVRSTKEAQQSQQKQSDSATTVEQNIPQAAPEAGGSAGPESQDKSDKREEQTNYEINSRTTATTRNSYKVEKLSIAVVVNKGRIAKMVGEPADQAKIDAYLAEMQKIVASASGIDAKRGDVVTVTAMDFLENQLLEDATGGVRVMDMLSRNLAGIINSLAFVAVAFVVVWMGLRPLVRSVSGNGSSSVLGDATPEAAGLELPDFAPSAGAPGGALMDGFGSDFGFDSTEDLLSLGDDDGNFNRRVKEGPERKLSRMVEINEERAAKILRKWAIDEAA; this comes from the coding sequence ATGAATCTGTTAAATCAATTAGTTCAGATCTTTAAGAACTTCAGTTCCCTTGGCCGAACACGCCTGATGATTCTCGGAGGCGTCGGCGCCGTCTCTATCGCAATCGTCCTTGCGGCCGCTCTTTTCGTCAACAAGCCGGCACAGGAAACGCTGTATGTCGGTCTGGATGCGCCGGATCTCAACCAGATCAGCATGGCGCTTGCCGAAGCCAACGTCGATTTCCAGGTCGGTACGGACGGCACCAGTATCAGCGTCCCCGCAGGGATGACGGGCAAAGCCCGGCTGTTGCTTGCCGAGCGCGGCCTGCCGAACAGCGCCAATGCCGGTTACGAACTCTTCGACAATGTCGGCTCCCTCGGCCTGACCTCCTTCATGCAGGAGGTGACGCGGGTTCGAGCGCTGGAAGGCGAAATCGCCCGCACCATCCAGTCGATCTCCGGGATCACCGCCGCGCGCGTGCATATCGTCATGCCGGAGGTTGGAAACTTCCGAAAGGCGGAGCAGAAGCCGACCGCCTCCGTCATGATTCGTGCCAGCGCCACCACCGGGCGCAGTGCCGCGACCTCGATCCGCCACCTCGTCGCCTCGGCCGTGCCGGGGCTTGACGTCGATGACGTGACGATCCTCGATTCCGCCGGTCAACTGCTCGCTTCCGGCGACGAAGCGAGCAACAGCTCGCTGAACCGCTCGCTCACCATCGTCCAGAACGTCCAGCAGGAAGTCGAATCCAACATCGACAAGGCGCTGGCACCCTTCCTCGGCATGGACAACTTCCGTTCCAGCGTGACCGCCGATCTCAACACGGACGCCCAGCAGATCCAGGAAACGACCTACGATCCCGAGTCCAAGGTCGAACGCTCGGTCCGCTCGACCAAGGAAGCCCAGCAGTCGCAGCAGAAACAGTCGGACAGCGCGACGACGGTCGAGCAGAATATTCCGCAGGCGGCTCCCGAGGCCGGCGGCTCCGCCGGGCCCGAATCGCAGGACAAGTCCGACAAGCGCGAAGAGCAGACCAACTACGAAATCAACAGCCGGACGACGGCGACGACCCGCAACAGCTACAAGGTCGAGAAGCTGTCGATTGCGGTGGTGGTCAACAAGGGCCGCATCGCCAAGATGGTCGGCGAGCCCGCCGACCAGGCCAAGATCGATGCCTATCTTGCCGAAATGCAGAAGATCGTCGCTTCGGCGTCCGGCATCGACGCCAAGCGTGGCGACGTCGTCACCGTTACGGCGATGGATTTCCTCGAGAACCAGCTGCTCGAAGACGCCACCGGTGGTGTGCGCGTCATGGATATGCTGAGCCGCAACCTCGCCGGCATTATCAACTCTCTCGCCTTCGTCGCGGTCGCCTTCGTGGTGGTCTGGATGGGCCTGCGGCCTCTAGTGCGCAGCGTCAGCGGCAATGGCAGCTCGTCGGTCCTCGGCGACGCCACGCCGGAGGCGGCCGGCCTCGAGCTTCCGGACTTCGCGCCTTCCGCAGGCGCGCCCGGAGGAGCCCTCATGGACGGCTTCGGCTCCGACTTCGGCTTCGACAGCACCGAGGATCTGCTCAGCCTCGGCGACGACGACGGAAACTTCAATCGTCGCGTCAAGGAAGGCCCGGAGCGCAAGCTCTCCCGCATGGTCGAGATCAACGAGGAACGCGCCGCGAAAATCCTCCGGAAATGGGCGATCGACGAGGCAGCGTAA
- a CDS encoding LuxR C-terminal-related transcriptional regulator, with protein MDMNVIQASKGERQMANFASAVMPDLLPRDQLLQRLHGVANTGRLQSGLRALTEYVGASHYLLARCDLLQESGLDFIVSSDWPFDLVRDIANDLVRGYARSTELEKCMQVFQPNFALMPDTADVPDGASRQYCSLTFNVGRSRLALMFLFGEGFILSPERLRDVGLLAGYVASFLRCGGTRVDRDFELTDRELECLFWIAEGKTSDEIAMILGISRNTINNYITSVMRKTATKTRSEAIAFAVRNNLV; from the coding sequence ATGGATATGAACGTAATTCAGGCGAGCAAAGGCGAGAGGCAGATGGCGAATTTCGCGAGCGCGGTGATGCCGGATCTGTTGCCGCGCGATCAACTCCTCCAGCGCCTGCACGGCGTCGCTAACACTGGCAGGTTGCAGTCCGGTCTGCGGGCGCTGACCGAGTATGTGGGTGCTTCGCACTACCTTCTGGCGCGCTGCGATCTCCTTCAGGAAAGCGGTCTCGATTTCATTGTTTCGTCGGATTGGCCCTTTGACCTGGTCAGGGATATCGCCAATGATCTGGTTCGCGGCTATGCCCGTTCGACGGAGCTGGAAAAATGCATGCAGGTCTTCCAGCCGAATTTTGCTCTTATGCCTGATACTGCCGACGTGCCCGACGGCGCCAGCCGTCAATATTGTTCTCTCACCTTCAATGTCGGCCGGTCGCGGCTGGCCCTGATGTTCCTGTTCGGCGAGGGGTTCATCCTTTCGCCTGAGCGCCTGCGAGATGTGGGCCTGCTTGCAGGTTATGTCGCGAGTTTCCTCCGCTGCGGTGGTACGAGGGTCGACCGCGATTTCGAATTGACGGACCGCGAGCTGGAATGCCTCTTCTGGATCGCCGAGGGCAAGACCAGCGACGAGATCGCCATGATCCTCGGAATCTCCCGCAATACCATCAACAACTACATCACCAGCGTGATGCGCAAGACGGCGACCAAGACCCGGTCCGAGGCGATTGCCTTCGCCGTCCGCAATAATCTCGTATAG
- a CDS encoding helix-turn-helix transcriptional regulator produces MGHPSARTMSSAEQLRMVRVNRISSRSDLFPRLIAMQKLADAQGFAIFRVSGSGLPAKQRLVCELENWGSSNAGFGKAFTDAYGDILLDHIEKSLLPLSWAGGYDHAAPGPADFAPFMTRLQDGIVPFSGLAFPVRLGTVGNGFILFTGDEIDPSSDTIVELHGRCCHIMMDLLSLDERRTATAEALSEREIACLQLAGDGRISEEIADKLGLSVHTVNAYLGSATIKLDSVNRIQAIAKAIRLGYIS; encoded by the coding sequence ATGGGGCATCCATCAGCCAGGACGATGAGCAGCGCCGAACAGCTGCGCATGGTGCGTGTGAACAGGATTTCCAGCCGGTCCGATCTTTTCCCGCGGCTGATTGCGATGCAGAAGCTCGCCGATGCTCAAGGGTTTGCGATCTTCCGCGTCAGCGGCTCGGGTCTTCCGGCAAAGCAGCGCCTTGTCTGCGAACTCGAGAACTGGGGGTCTTCCAATGCCGGCTTCGGCAAGGCCTTCACAGATGCCTATGGCGATATCCTTCTCGACCATATCGAGAAGTCTTTGTTGCCGCTCTCATGGGCCGGCGGTTACGACCATGCGGCACCTGGTCCTGCGGACTTCGCCCCGTTCATGACGCGGCTGCAGGACGGTATTGTGCCTTTTTCCGGCCTTGCCTTTCCAGTGCGGCTCGGCACGGTCGGCAACGGTTTCATCCTTTTCACCGGCGATGAGATTGATCCCTCGAGCGATACGATCGTCGAGCTGCACGGTCGCTGCTGCCATATTATGATGGATCTGCTCTCGCTCGACGAACGCCGCACGGCCACCGCCGAGGCGCTCAGCGAACGCGAGATCGCCTGTCTCCAGCTCGCCGGCGACGGCCGCATCAGCGAAGAGATCGCCGACAAGCTCGGCCTGTCCGTGCACACCGTGAACGCCTATCTCGGCTCGGCGACCATCAAACTCGATTCCGTCAATCGCATCCAGGCGATCGCCAAGGCGATCCGGCTCGGCTACATCAGCTGA